The Streptomyces cathayae DNA segment CAGTCGGGGAGCGGGACCTCGGGCAGATCGACCAGCACACGCGTGCCGGGTACGGGGGAGCCGAGGACGATCGCGAAGAGCAGGCGGACGGCGAGCACGAGGAGCGCCAGCTTGACGAACGCGCCGTAGGAGCGGGCCCAGGGCGCGTTCGGGCGGCGGGTGGCCACGACGTACGCGGAGACGGTCACGAGGAGGGCGAGCAGCAGCGGGTTGGTGGTACGGGTGGCGGCGACACCGAGGGCCAGGGCCCACAGCCACCAGGCACCGGGATGCAGGGCACTGCCCTGCCGGCGGCGCGAGGCGGGGGCGCCCGGCGGCACCGGACGTCCGGTGCCGGTGCCGGTGCGCCCCCGTGGTCGGGCGCCGCTAGCCACGACGGCGTACCTGCCAGACCGCCGCCGCCCCCAGCAACGCCACCACGGCGATCCCGGCGACCAGACCGAGCGAGGGGCCGCCGTCGCCCTCCGAGGAGGACGAAGACGCCGTCGGCGCCGAGGACTTCGCGCCGTCCTCCCCCTCCGACTTCTCGGGCTTCCCGGGCGCCGGTGCGCTGCCGCCCGACACCTGCTCCCCGCAGCCCTTCTCCGGATAGCCCGCGATCGCGCACAGCAGGGCGTTGCTGTCGTAGCGCAGGGGCTTGGCGACGGAGGCCAGGGCCTCGGCCGTCGTGGCGTCCGAGGGGACCCGGGCGCAGGCGGTGCGGCCGTCCGGCGGGGTCTCGCCGGACGGGGCGTCGGCGGCGATACCGAAGTCGATGACCAGGGCCACCCGCTTCTCACCGTCCTTCGCCGGGGTCTTCGCGCAGATCGCGGCGAAGTCGGCGGCGCCCCGGGGCCGCGTCGCGTCGGCGGAGTCCTCGCTGACGGCGA contains these protein-coding regions:
- a CDS encoding SCO2322 family protein, whose amino-acid sequence is MIRRATVLFLAALLPLLAGVGQAQAAGYRYWSFWDLDGDAWTYATQGPSTARPADGDVQGFRFAVSEDSADATRPRGAADFAAICAKTPAKDGEKRVALVIDFGIAADAPSGETPPDGRTACARVPSDATTAEALASVAKPLRYDSNALLCAIAGYPEKGCGEQVSGGSAPAPGKPEKSEGEDGAKSSAPTASSSSSEGDGGPSLGLVAGIAVVALLGAAAVWQVRRRG